A region from the Panicum hallii strain FIL2 chromosome 1, PHallii_v3.1, whole genome shotgun sequence genome encodes:
- the LOC112880465 gene encoding aspartyl protease family protein At5g10770-like, producing the protein MASVPKLLLLLLCSYHTLVAHAGVDSSYKLLSIGSLKSDSVCSEPKATPSSSGVTVPLHHRHGPCSPVPSKKVPALEEMLRRDQLRAAYIQRKFSAAKGVAGDVEQSDATVPTTLGTSLNTLEYVITVGIGSPAATQTMLIDTGSDVPWVQCKPCSKCHSQADPLFDPSSSSTYSPFSCSSATCAQLGQEGNGCSSSQCQYIVTYGDGSSTTGTYSSDTLALGSNTVRNFQFGCSQVESGFNDQTDGLMGLGGGAQSLVSQTAGTFGKAFSYCLPPTPGSSGFLTLGAGTSGFVKTPMLRSSQVPTFYGVRLQAIRVGGKQLNIPASVFSAGTIMDSGTVITRLPRTAYSALSSAFKAGMKQYPSAPPSGIFDTCFDFSGQSTISIPTVELVFSGGAVVDLAGDGIILSSCLAFAGNSDDSSLGIIGNVQQRTFEVLYDVGGGAVGFKAGAC; encoded by the exons ATGGCCTCTGTTCCGAAGCTtctgctcctcctcctgtgCAGCTACCACACTCTCGTTGCTCACGCAGGAGTTGATAGCAGCTACAAGCTTCTGTCCATTGGCTCTCTCAAGTCAGATTCCGTCTGCTCCGAGCCCAAAG CGACTCCGTCGTCGTCGGGCGTCACGGTGCCTTTGCACCACCGGCACGGCCCATGCTCACCGGTGCCCTCCAAGAAGGTGCCAGCCTTGGAGGAGATGCTCCGGCGTGACCAGCTCCGAGCTGCCTACATCCAACGGAAGTTCTCCGCCGCCAAGGGCGTCGCCGGCGATGTCGAGCAGTCGGACGCCACCGTGCCGACCACGCTGGGCACGTCCCTGAACACGTTGGAGTACGTGATCACCGTAGGCATCGGCTCGCCGGCCGCGACCCAGACCATGCTCATCGACACCGGCAGCGACGTGCCATGGGTGCAGTGCAAACCGTGCTCGAAATGCCACTCCCAGGCAGACCCGCTCTTCGACCCCAGTTCGTCGAGCACCTACTCCCCGTTCTCTTGCAGCTCTGCCACCTGCGCGCAGCTCGGCCAGGAGGGGAACGGCTGCTCGAGCTCCCAGTGCCAGTACATTGTCACCTACGGCGACGGCTCGAGCACGACCGGGACCTACAGCTCCGACACGCTCGCGCTGGGCTCCAACACCGTCAGGAACTTCCAGTTCGGGTGCAGCCAGGTGGAGTCGGGCTTCAACGACCAAACCGACGGGCTCATggggctcggcggcggcgcgcaatCGCTCGTGTCGCAGACGGCGGGGACATTCGGCAAGGCCTTCTCCTACTGCCTCCCGCCGACTCCGGGCTCCTCCGGGTTCCTCACGCTCGGCGCTGGAACTTCCGGCTTCGTCAAGACGCCGATGCTCAGGAGCAGCCAGGTGCCCACGTTCTACGGCGTCCGCCTTCAGGCGATCAGGGTGGGCGGGAAACAGCTCAACATACCCGCCTCGGTCTTCTCCGCCGGGACGATCATGGACTCCGGCACGGTCATCACGCGCTTGCCGCGGACGGCCTACTCGGCGCTGTCGTCGGCGTTCAAGGCCGGGATGAAGCAGTACCCGTCAGCACCGCCCAGCGGCATCTTCGACACGTGCTTCGACTTCAGCGGCCAGAGCACCATCAGCATACCGACCGTCGAACTTGTGTTCTCCGGCGGCGCGGTCGTCGACCTCGCCGGAGACGGGATCATCTTGAGCAGCTGCCTCGCGTTCGCGGGCAACAGCGACGACAGCTCCCTCGGCATCATCGGCAACGTGCAGCAGCGGACGTTCGAGGTGCTCTACGACGTTGGCGGGGGCGCTGTGGGCTTCAAGGCCGGGGCGTGCTGA